From a single Shewanella donghaensis genomic region:
- a CDS encoding cobalamin-binding protein codes for MNSPFLDAKTKEAESAKRIIALSPHAVEMLYAIGAGDNIVATTDHADFPEAAKAIPSIGGYYGIQIERVLELNPDLVVVWNSGNKMDDITQLKSLGFKVFDSSPKSLDDVANELEQLGELTGNQIQAANVAAKYRQQLADIRAENQLKKPVSVFYQLWSTPLMTVSKGSWIEHIIEACHGENVFLDAASEYPQVSVENVLLTMPEVILQSQDEGNVIGVDWSKWPEVPAVKNQHIYQLNADVLHRASPRAILGVEALCGALDKVRQP; via the coding sequence ATGAACAGTCCTTTTTTAGACGCTAAGACAAAAGAAGCTGAGTCTGCAAAACGCATTATTGCGTTATCGCCTCATGCCGTTGAAATGCTCTACGCCATTGGTGCTGGCGATAATATTGTAGCGACCACTGATCACGCTGATTTTCCAGAGGCTGCCAAGGCTATTCCCAGTATTGGCGGTTATTACGGGATTCAAATTGAGCGGGTGTTAGAGCTTAATCCAGATTTGGTTGTGGTGTGGAATAGCGGCAATAAAATGGACGATATTACACAATTAAAGTCGCTGGGTTTTAAGGTATTTGATAGCTCCCCTAAAAGCCTTGATGATGTGGCCAATGAATTAGAACAATTGGGTGAGCTTACTGGCAATCAAATACAAGCGGCTAATGTCGCTGCTAAGTATCGTCAACAGTTAGCCGATATCCGCGCCGAAAATCAATTAAAGAAACCAGTAAGTGTGTTTTACCAGCTGTGGTCCACGCCATTAATGACGGTTTCAAAAGGCAGCTGGATAGAACATATCATTGAAGCTTGTCATGGTGAAAATGTCTTTCTTGATGCCGCCAGTGAATACCCGCAAGTGAGCGTTGAAAATGTATTGCTCACCATGCCAGAAGTCATTTTGCAAAGTCAGGATGAAGGTAATGTTATTGGTGTTGATTGGTCAAAGTGGCCAGAAGTACCGGCGGTTAAAAATCAGCATATTTATCAACTCAATGCTGATGTACTGCACCGTGCCTCACCACGGGCTATTTTAGGTGTTGAAGCCTTGTGTGGTGCATTGGATAAAGTGCGTCAGCCATAA
- a CDS encoding DUF2235 domain-containing protein yields the protein MKKRIVICADGTWNRPEKNLKKDFPTNVLRIARGLKPLADDGVPQQVFYDWGVGSYYDSLSGGITGSGVHKNIMDCYRYIVQNYNDGDEIYLFGFSRGAYTIRSLCGLINNCGILKRLDANLIQQAFDHYKTKSKHYKPDGDKSVAFRAQHSHPSRQVKFVGVWDTVGSMGIPFSFLGIFEDEDEFYDTKLGRNVTVARHALAIDELRDDFKPTIWQPRDNMNIQQVWFAGVHSNIGGSYEPDKDKTCLSDIALKWMMQQASEFDLSFETHLHESLHPNPMATKHKSKKHVYRILGEYLRPLTDCEKPIWIHQSVKQRWDADMKYRPKNLQAYIDTHGWPDTLIQ from the coding sequence ATGAAAAAACGCATTGTTATCTGTGCTGATGGTACCTGGAACCGTCCTGAGAAGAATCTTAAAAAAGATTTTCCTACCAATGTCCTTCGTATCGCCAGAGGGCTTAAACCTTTAGCTGATGATGGGGTGCCACAACAAGTCTTTTATGATTGGGGTGTAGGCTCTTATTATGATTCACTTTCTGGTGGTATAACCGGCAGTGGTGTGCATAAAAATATCATGGATTGTTATCGCTATATTGTGCAGAACTACAATGATGGCGATGAAATTTATCTGTTTGGTTTCAGTCGCGGCGCGTACACCATTCGTAGTTTATGTGGCTTAATTAATAACTGCGGTATTTTAAAACGTCTCGATGCAAACTTAATTCAACAAGCGTTCGATCACTATAAAACTAAATCAAAACACTATAAACCAGATGGTGATAAATCAGTCGCCTTTCGTGCGCAGCATAGCCACCCATCAAGGCAAGTTAAATTTGTCGGAGTATGGGATACGGTAGGCTCGATGGGTATTCCGTTCTCTTTTCTCGGCATATTCGAAGACGAAGATGAGTTCTACGACACTAAGTTAGGTCGTAATGTCACTGTCGCGCGTCATGCGCTGGCGATTGATGAACTTCGAGATGATTTCAAACCGACGATTTGGCAACCTCGCGACAATATGAATATTCAACAAGTGTGGTTTGCTGGTGTTCACAGTAATATAGGTGGCAGTTATGAGCCTGATAAGGATAAAACCTGTTTATCTGATATCGCACTGAAATGGATGATGCAGCAAGCCAGTGAATTTGATTTATCATTTGAAACGCATTTGCATGAGAGTTTGCATCCTAACCCAATGGCGACCAAGCATAAGTCCAAAAAACATGTGTATCGTATCCTTGGTGAATATCTCCGCCCGTTAACTGACTGCGAAAAACCTATTTGGATACATCAATCGGTGAAACAAAGATGGGATGCAGACATGAAATATAGGCCTAAAAACTTACAAGCTTACATCGATACTCACGGTTGGCCTGATACACTCATCCAGTAG
- the atcJ gene encoding cold adaptation protein ActJcold adaptation protein ActJ, whose product MINHFTVLGVKASAKEDEIKKAYKRLSNKFHPDKLLNASEEEKHQAADQLQRVKNAYDVLSDKKLRTAFIKDFNNVIVTNPTAAMTELWDQFYS is encoded by the coding sequence ATGATTAACCACTTCACAGTCCTCGGTGTTAAAGCCAGTGCCAAAGAAGACGAAATAAAAAAAGCCTATAAACGTTTATCAAATAAGTTTCACCCCGATAAACTGCTTAACGCGTCAGAAGAAGAAAAACATCAAGCAGCAGATCAGTTGCAACGGGTTAAAAATGCCTATGATGTTTTATCAGATAAGAAATTAAGAACAGCATTTATTAAAGATTTTAATAATGTCATCGTAACCAATCCTACAGCGGCAAT
- a CDS encoding hydrolase, producing MLTADQSVLVIVDVQGKLAQVMQQSTALHQQLSTLIQGAQLFDIPILWVEQLPDKLGGTTPELSELLSKTTRVIAKSHFSAWQCSEFQQQLTGLNRKNIILAGIETHVCVYQTCQDLLANRYQVQLVADAVSSRIEANKALGIQMMINMGAKLTNTESCLFELQHQATGERFKALLKLIK from the coding sequence ATGTTAACTGCAGATCAATCGGTGCTTGTCATTGTAGATGTTCAAGGAAAACTAGCGCAAGTCATGCAGCAGTCAACCGCCTTGCATCAGCAACTATCCACCTTAATCCAAGGGGCACAATTGTTTGATATTCCTATCCTATGGGTTGAACAGTTACCTGATAAATTAGGTGGCACTACACCTGAGTTAAGTGAGCTTTTATCTAAAACGACCCGCGTGATTGCTAAATCTCATTTTAGCGCTTGGCAATGTTCCGAGTTCCAGCAACAACTCACCGGCTTGAACCGAAAAAATATCATTTTAGCGGGCATTGAAACCCACGTATGCGTTTATCAAACATGTCAGGATTTACTGGCTAATCGTTATCAAGTTCAGTTGGTTGCTGATGCTGTTTCATCAAGAATTGAAGCAAATAAAGCCTTAGGCATTCAGATGATGATCAATATGGGCGCTAAACTTACCAATACCGAATCATGCTTATTTGAGTTACAACATCAAGCTACTGGTGAGCGCTTTAAAGCATTACTTAAGTTAATTAAATAG